A window from Gopherus evgoodei ecotype Sinaloan lineage chromosome 24, rGopEvg1_v1.p, whole genome shotgun sequence encodes these proteins:
- the ISG20L2 gene encoding interferon-stimulated 20 kDa exonuclease-like 2 isoform X1, giving the protein MSDLIINLDLGLQQAPKRGTDSNQKHQRFVKRRRFLERRGFLKQKQLPPPQHHPPKDQVSHQDSRSWGRAKKKWLAEDQNSFQTDGLSHQPKTFPKANNHCCFDQPSATRDSGSTLPCFPSGTRKMTCRSAKASGTPGNHCAQPLAGVQKASLLSEYDSGLPPVPQPGKPSKVVAIDCEMVGTGPGGRISGLARCSIVSYHGDVVYDKYVRPIDPIFDYRTRWSGIRKHHMKNATPFKTAQKEILKLLAGKIVVGHAIHNDFKALKYFHPKSVTRDTSKIPLLNRKAGFPENESASLKRLTKQLLHKDIQLGKNGHSSVEDAKATMELYRVIEAEWERQLALNPKQE; this is encoded by the exons ATGTCAGATTTGATCATCAACCTGGACTTGGGCCTCCAGCAGGCTCCCAAGAGGGGAACCGACAGCAACCAGAAACACCAGCGCTTTGTGAAACGGCGCCGTTTCCTGGAGAGGAGGGGTTTTCTGAAGCAGAAGCAGCTGCCGCCGCCCCAGCATCACCCCCCCAAAGACCAAGTCTCCCATCAGGACTCCCGCTCGTGGGGGAGGGCCAAGAAGAAGTGGCTCGCCGAGGATCAGAACTCTTTCCAGACAGATGGGCTTTCCCATCAGCCAAAAACCTTCCCCAAGGCAAATAACCATTGTTGCTTTGACCAGCCCAGCGCCACCAGAGACTCTGGCTCCACTCTGCCTTGTTTTCCATCAGGAACGAGGAAGATGACGTGCAGATCAGCAAAGGCCAGTGGGACCCCTGGGAACCACTGCGCCCAGCCCCTCGCTGGCGTGCAGAAAGCCAGCCTGCTGAGCGAGTATGACAGCGgcctgcccccagtgccccagccGGGCAAGCCCAGCAAAGTGGTGGCCATAGACTGCGAGATGGTGGGCACGGGCCCTGGCGGCCGGATCAGCGGCCTGGCCAGGTGCAGCATCGTGAGTTACCATGGTGACGTGGTGTATGACAAGTACGTCCGGCCCATTGACCCCATCTTTGATTACCGCACCCGGTGGAGTGGCATCAGAAAACATCACATGAAGAACGCCACCCCGTTCAAAACAGCCCAGAAAGAG ATCCTGAAGCTCCTAGCGGGGAAGATCGTGGTCGGCCACGCCATCCACAACGACTTCAAGGCGCTGAAGTATTTCCACCCGAAATCAGTGACCAGGGACACGTCAAAAATCCCACTGCTGAACCGCAAGGCCGGCTTCCCGGAGAACGAGTCGGCCTCGCTGAAACGCCTCACCAAACAGCTACTGCACAAAGACATCCAG CTCGGCAAAAACGGCCACTCCTCAGTGGAAGACGCCAAAGCCACCATGGAGCTGTACCGGGTGATCGAAGCTGAGTGGGAGAGGCAGCTGGCGCTGAACCCCAAGCAGGAGTGA
- the ISG20L2 gene encoding interferon-stimulated 20 kDa exonuclease-like 2 isoform X2 — protein MSDLIINLDLGLQQAPKRGTDSNQKHQRFVKRRRFLERRGFLKQKQLPPPQHHPPKDQVSHQDSRSWGRAKKKWLAEDQNSFQTGTRKMTCRSAKASGTPGNHCAQPLAGVQKASLLSEYDSGLPPVPQPGKPSKVVAIDCEMVGTGPGGRISGLARCSIVSYHGDVVYDKYVRPIDPIFDYRTRWSGIRKHHMKNATPFKTAQKEILKLLAGKIVVGHAIHNDFKALKYFHPKSVTRDTSKIPLLNRKAGFPENESASLKRLTKQLLHKDIQLGKNGHSSVEDAKATMELYRVIEAEWERQLALNPKQE, from the exons ATGTCAGATTTGATCATCAACCTGGACTTGGGCCTCCAGCAGGCTCCCAAGAGGGGAACCGACAGCAACCAGAAACACCAGCGCTTTGTGAAACGGCGCCGTTTCCTGGAGAGGAGGGGTTTTCTGAAGCAGAAGCAGCTGCCGCCGCCCCAGCATCACCCCCCCAAAGACCAAGTCTCCCATCAGGACTCCCGCTCGTGGGGGAGGGCCAAGAAGAAGTGGCTCGCCGAGGATCAGAACTCTTTCCAGACAG GAACGAGGAAGATGACGTGCAGATCAGCAAAGGCCAGTGGGACCCCTGGGAACCACTGCGCCCAGCCCCTCGCTGGCGTGCAGAAAGCCAGCCTGCTGAGCGAGTATGACAGCGgcctgcccccagtgccccagccGGGCAAGCCCAGCAAAGTGGTGGCCATAGACTGCGAGATGGTGGGCACGGGCCCTGGCGGCCGGATCAGCGGCCTGGCCAGGTGCAGCATCGTGAGTTACCATGGTGACGTGGTGTATGACAAGTACGTCCGGCCCATTGACCCCATCTTTGATTACCGCACCCGGTGGAGTGGCATCAGAAAACATCACATGAAGAACGCCACCCCGTTCAAAACAGCCCAGAAAGAG ATCCTGAAGCTCCTAGCGGGGAAGATCGTGGTCGGCCACGCCATCCACAACGACTTCAAGGCGCTGAAGTATTTCCACCCGAAATCAGTGACCAGGGACACGTCAAAAATCCCACTGCTGAACCGCAAGGCCGGCTTCCCGGAGAACGAGTCGGCCTCGCTGAAACGCCTCACCAAACAGCTACTGCACAAAGACATCCAG CTCGGCAAAAACGGCCACTCCTCAGTGGAAGACGCCAAAGCCACCATGGAGCTGTACCGGGTGATCGAAGCTGAGTGGGAGAGGCAGCTGGCGCTGAACCCCAAGCAGGAGTGA